The following is a genomic window from Benincasa hispida cultivar B227 chromosome 7, ASM972705v1, whole genome shotgun sequence.
AGTCCTAGTTATATGATTATTGGGTAATTGTTCCTTTTATACATTTCTCTGCTTTTGGTTTTTCATCCCATCCATGTGTATTGTATTCTACACCAGAATAGTGATTCAACTACGTTCACTGTGTGCTGTAATATAAATTTGGACGTGTGTTGCTTTTAAGTTTCGAAATGTGGGGTTATACGTATACCCATCGTTTACCGAGTGTTTTCATTCATAGCAAGGGACGGCAAAATTTCATCATATTTCCTCTGGATATCGTTTTGGACATACTTACGGAAtggtttgttttcctttttttgggCAGAAAATGCTACTACCCTGCGGCCTTCCTCCAGAAAGAGAAGATGATTGAGATTGTTATTATTAAGTAGTTTAAATTGTAGTTAAGATTTCAAATGACAAGACATTGTAGGGTTAAACTATACTAGTTCCTCGtcctttttgttataaaaacaAGGTCCATTTCATTCATGGTTCAAAAATTGTTTGTAAACTATAAATACATATAATAGGTGTTGGCCCTGTATTATTTTCATGGACTAAAATAATTAAGGAATGGAAATTTTCATTAGTTAATTTGTTTGAATGAATGGGGCCTTCCACAATTCACAGAGATTTTTGGGATGATTTTCCTCCAATCAAAGTGTTAACAATGAATAAGCTTTGAGTTCTTGAATGGCAGGAAAGACTTGCTTCTCCACGTTCATTTGTTAACTTTAAAACAGTGATTACTTCAAATTTAAGAACATTTCTCTCTTTTAAACAGAGATGAAAATTCGAATGCAAGTTTtgcaatttaaaaattattggaggtaaaattttgagagagtatttcattagattattttcaaaattagaaaaaaaacagACAACAAACATACAACTTTCCTTAGGTTTTTAAAAAGAGAACGGTCgaatgattttttcttttaactaaaTAATGTTAAATATTTTACCTCTaacaaattagttaattttttaacaaattttaatcTGTCAAGTACACtaaaataaaagtataaaaaccTATTAGATGAAAATCCAAGAACATATTAAATgcttattatatttaaaaaaaactcctTAAACACATATTTACACTTGAAAGTTCATGGATTAGATTTGatttaacctttttttaattaataattttctgAAGTTTGAATTTTGTGTTGAATGGATCCAAGTGTAATTCTACTAAATTAACATTACACCATCAAACGCTAAATTTTTGACAAAATCAATAATCTTCAAATGATGCAATGAATGTGCTAATAGAAactttataaaaataaagaaaacaaatcaataaaaactttgaaagttcaaaaccTACTATGGAGCTAAAATAAGCAAACACATTCCCCAAAGTTGGAGAACCAAAGTGGTAAagctaaaataaaattgatgtgATGCCAATTGTTAATTTGACAAAATTAACACTAAAAATAAGAGTACTGGAGTAATATGTTAAtcataacaataaataaaaaaagtaataagattgaaaatgtaagaataaagaagaaaaaaaagaaagaaaagataagAAAGCCAGAGAAGAAAGAAGTAGGCAGTATAGGCAAGGCAACGCTTTTTGTTGCTTTGGTTGTTGTCATAACCAAGCTGGTTTTACACTAAACGGTTATAATTTCTGTTTTAAGtgattatttggtttttttttaaaaaaggaccaattttaaactttaaaaagtaaaaaaaaaaaaaaaaaaaaaaaaaaaatgtaaaacccTCCTGGTTTCTGCTTTCGTTTATTGAGTTCAATTTTTGGTTTATTGAGTTCAATTTTTGCTACGGTTCCGAACCTAACCAGTCGACCGTTACACCGAACCTAACGCTAAGGCTATCCCCTCCCAACCCTACTCTTCAAATTCTCTTCCTCCAACTTCCACCTTCCTTCAACGTTCAACCATGGTCTCCAACTCCAAGATCATCAAAAGATCCCCCACCAAGCCCTTCCGCCGCCACCGCCGCAAGTCTCCGATCAAGAATGCCTCCTCCGCTGTCGTCGCCACCATCCACCGTTCTCTCTACACCTGCCACCGCCGTCTTCTCAAAATCTTCTCCAAGTTAGCCCGTATCAGCACCCCCAACCGCCACAAAGGCTACAAATCCTTGAGGAAAACCGCCTCCACCTCCTCTGAACCCGACATTGTCCGAACCCTAGTCTTCGACAACGGCCTCCTCCCTCCTCTCATTTCGCCGGCCAAGCGGACCGTTCTCCTCGACCTCGATGAGACTCTGGTCCATTCCAAACTCGATCCACCGCCAGAGAAGTTCGATTTCGTAGTCAGGCCGAAGATCGACGGCGAAATACTCAATTTCTATGTGCTCAAACGCCCTGGCGTGGACCAATTTCTGGAAGCCCTAGCGGATAAATTCGAAATCGTGGTGTTCACAGCGGGGTTGAAGGAATACGCGTCGCTCGTGCTGAACCATTTAGACAAGAAATCGGTGATCTCGCACAGGTTGTATCGCGATTCTTGCAAGGAGGTGGAAGGGAAATACGTGAAGGATTTGTCTGAAATTGGGAGGGATTTAAGAAGAGTAGTGATTGTGGATGATAATCCGAATGCTTACGTTTTTCAACCGGAAAATGCGATTCCGATTCCGTCGTTCATCGACGATCCGACGGACATGGAGCTTCGGAAATTGGTAAAGTTTTTTGAGGTATGTGAATGTTATGATGATATGAGGGATGCTGTGAAGCAATATCTGAGTAGAGAAGAAACTTGAAATTACTGAAGTTTGTTTGTTGATTGAAATGATATGATTACTAAAAATGTAGTTGAACAGtgaatgttcaatttcaaatgaaaaaggAACATCTTCCTCTTTATGTAATCCAAATTCAATCCATAATACATAGATTTTGCAGAAGAGATGTTGTTTCGGCTTTCTTCATCGTTATGAGTCTAATCATTGATTTGATCAACACTTTGTGGTATTGTTTCAGCTGGGGggaataataatatttttagcAAATAACGTATAGATCATGTGCGGgatatttttccaatttctatTTTGTCCCTAATGAGGTCGCTTATTTTGTGGTTCGTGTTCTTATAAATACATGGTAATTGTTGAAGTTGAAATAAGGATATATAGTTATGAATATAGTGCTATTATCGAGTTATTGGATTTCAAACCAattgattcaataaaaaaactaaataaatgaaACCCTAAATTGTAAAAGTGTGAGTGATTTCCATTTAAACAAATAATTCTCAAGATTTTTCTCCCCAAATATCTGTTTGGCATCTATTCTTTTTctacatatttgattttatctaactattCAATTTCTTTGATTATTTATtacaatattcaattttatctatttttttttgtttgtttattcatatggttattagattcaattttattttttccccatatttttatatagtttttagtgtatatttttatttcattttatctcctataatattattatattattatacaattGTTAACATTCCGAAAACatttttggttattttacaTTTCATTATCTAAAAATTATGTGTTTATTATTAACGCATAAGTAAGATTAAATTTACACATTTGTTTTTTGCTTCTTAATTTCAATCTTTTTTCATtcttatattttgattttaccaAATGATTCTGTCTATCATCCATCGAttttcctcttttcctcttcatttgttCTTGTATGACAATTTAGTCTTCTTTTGGTTCATtattataatcaatttttttttggccaaagaagatgaaattttgTTCATTGGAGAGAATTAGAGTTAGATACTACGATAAATTAAAACTTCTGCGGTTGCCGGAGACGTTAGAGAATCAaagttatgatttttgtgtaGTGATTGATTACTCTCTAATGTACTTGTGAATCTTGCAAATACACTATattgaaataataatttagCAAAAACAGAACATTCTCTTCGATCTTTTGAACACATTATTAGCAATTTTggtttatctaattatttttcaattggtaCAACTTTTTGTTACtagatttaattttatctaaatctttttttattagtttaaatATGTTGTTATCAActtcaaaatgtaatataaagttaatgTATTTCCAGTTTACCCTCAGTGGGCTCGAAAATTAACTAATATACATTTACACCTACAATATAATTGTAACCTGAAGTTATGATATTAAATAATCTACATTTacacatacaatataattataatatgaaaTTATGTGATTTTAACCTTATTTGAGATTCTCCCTGATTTTTCTCCAACAATATCTATTTGAATCTATCTTTTGTTATCAAATtatgttttatcttttttttcccttcttttttttccacttcttcataccagatgaagagaGAGGCATAGATTTAGTTCCATAGGTCAAACCTCTGATGAACTTTTTCTTGTAGGAGAAAACATTTTTCTCCCTATTATTTCTGTTGGCTTTCATTAAAGACTAAAAAATTTGTAGCTTATTAAAGAGGGTGGTGAGGTTGTAGTCAAATTTGTTTATAACACAACTGCTACAGAATTGCAGAAAGTTGTCCGACAGTGATTGCATGATAAAGCTCACCTGACTAGGCTCATTTATGAGACTTCAATTCATCTCAGCGATATTGAATGTTAAGGACATGTTCCCTAACAGATGATTCTTCAAACATCCACGCACTAAAGATGAACTTAAGAGCATCGTACATGGCTTGTGAGGAAGGTTTTCCAAACATGTCACGGAATGATTTCATGATCTGGTATGCAATGATCATGGTCTCATGCTTTTTGGTCAGAACTTTAGATATGCCTGCCAAAATATAGACCTTTTCCTTATCATTGGTCTTAGTCCACCTCTCATAAGCATCATGAACACTTTGTGATGCGTTGTGCCCAGGACTGAAGGAAATTCCTCCGTGAGAACGAATTTGAGTTCATCCCTTACCAAATTGTATTCATCGTATTTTTTTAAGTTGTATAAGTTTCCccagttaatttttcggcgCCAAGCAAAGTAACGATTGAGCTAGACATGTAGATACAAAAACTCATTACTTATATTAGACATTTTGtgcaaaaaaatcatttttcattttaatccaatcaatttagcaaagaTTAATGAACCCTAACATAATTGAATTTTGCATTGATAAGTTCAGTGATTTGGAATAAATGCCACCTCAGGGTATACATTTATTCCTATCACTGAAGTGAGACACTCTCAATCATTATCCCAGAATAActccttattcatataatatttaattaacatttatttggtcaataaatcatTAGTTGCCTTAATTCTTTATCGTAAGtataacccttcattttcaacccTATAACTCTGCTCCAACCAGTCTGCCTCAGGGAAGAACATAATTGGTGCAAATGATTAGCAAGCTAACAAGAGGACCTAGTCGACctgcagatcagaagctccaacgataggAGATTAATTggtaaactcattaaccaaattaattaatatttattaactgtgggtacactcatctaaagacccacaactgcactcttctcacggcatatatatttctatgtccacagatatagaccaataacatcAAGTTAGTCTTTCACGAGTGTCCATAACACCTGCTATgttaaattactgttttacccttggaTATTCTTAAGTattagtgctcctctaatgaacaacttgtttatggtccaactaataaacagaAACTCCTttcgggtcaatgagagggtaaggctctttgttcaagtcccagagacaccacttaagggaacactcatctacttaccctaaagtcaggAATGAGGGAGTtccatcttatattattatattcccAGTTTCTCACTCggttttgtccccaaaatggtaggcttattgagtcaaaaaattagccactctcacccatacaaatcaaaggacaatccctcatgaacaggagttcataatacactcaggattaagcctaatttgcctaggtcatccaattgaaataggaaccaaactagttaacggtgttacatctagtggttactattcaCGGTccgtcttatgcaaactcattgcataagatacctTTACTTGCATGTCACCTATATGAACGTTTTgaatcattgtgtttgtatcaaatacaaaatgggttATATCCagagtgtcaccaagataaagtacccaaccttatctataaaCTAtcgaccatttaggttatttcttgaacattaatctctatatatctccacatatagttcaagacttaTAGTGTagccttagatgttagtttattggatttagggttattaagacaaaatagaatacaaaacaatcaataacatttattgaattaacatcaataaatctttattgaaGACGGTTAATcgataacatttactatctacgagttttagggcataaaacccaacaacactAATAAAAGATTGAAGACAACGAGAAAGAACATAATGAAcatgaaaaaatgtcaaaattagtGCATGACAAAGAAAAAAGTGAAGGTATAACTATTGTCACATTTCCTATATTGCTTTATGACTTATAgactaaatatatatttctaaacttataattaagtATTGACATTTCAGGTTATTCAAGAAAAGGCAAATACaagaataaattttgaaaatgttagACCGAAGAGACAGCCTAAACCATCAAAGAAGATATTGGAGAATGCAAATGATCAGAAGATTGCAAGAGAACAAAAGAATGCAAAACATCATAAAAACGCTTCTCCATAATAAACAAGACATTCTCCTAGAATCAAGGATTGTGCccctaattttgatttaaaaatctcCCAGATTTAATAATGTAGTTGTGATTTAGTTTTATGGATACTGTAGTACTTTAATATTGTGGTTATTATAGTACCTTAGTTTTTGTGGATACAataatatcagtgatagaaaagATCCATGATAGATTTCACAATGACATTAACTTTATATGTAGTTGATTTTGCacataaatatagaaaaatattggCTCATTAGTTGAATCATTGCAAATTACGTCCCTttgtcctttttattttaaagttctAAGAACTAAACTCTTATTATTATGTATTGGGTAACTAATTCAGTGATAGACcaatatcaatgataaaaatcaCAGTAATATTACTTGAAATTGATGTTGCTTTCTTTTATGTGTACttgattttgtgtttttattctATAAAAATATGTAGAAATATTTTCACTTTCTATTGAGAAAAAGTTCTAAGGACAAAAACAAATGGTATTATTTAATGGGTCTTGAAGTCTGTAAGTGATAGAATTCAATGACACAACTTCACATTGAATCAGAAGTAAAGTGAATATATATACTACTGacaaaaatggaaagaaaatgtTCTATATTCCTCAAGCAGAATATTATGTTcttatgaacaatataacaatcACACTGATAGTAAAAAAAATGCTACATCATTGTAAATGGTGGCCACATATACGTTCACATCTATAACAATCATAGAGTAAATGCTACATCATTGTATAAATGGTAAAAATTTACACTTTCTACGGCTGTGACCAGCACGACGATAACGACTGCACTTTGTCTGACTTTTTTGCTCATCAATTGATAATATTCTTTGTTTTCAAAGCCGGCCTACTGGATGCTTAACAACTAGAGGTAATATATACATGTCAATCCTTGTAGGCTTCCAATTAGCATGGTTCCAACTAGACGAACAAAACTATCATGACATGAAATCAAAGTGACAAAAAATACTTAGAAACAAAAAAGTAAGTATTCATATTACACCCACAAAGAACAACAAGTGTGTGGGCATATAGAATTTCAACAAGATCCCTAACACGACAGGTACATGATTTGGTATCTAAATATACCATAAATTGAATACTTCCATTGATCACTTGAAATTCAACatcattaattgcattaacctaAGAAAAATGATACACATagacaataaattaattaagatcCAACTATCTGAGTTTaccaatgatagaagtctatcagatAGAAGCGTATCCCTGATAAGAGTcaatcattgatagattttgctatattatgCACGAAAAAAGGTAAGAATTATCGAAAAATTTCTTGAAATCTAATGTTTTGTTCATAATTCTCCCTCATCCcaactaattaaaataattttcatacaatatgCAACTTTACTTTTATCAGAAAACCATTTTTGAAGTAATTGTCTAATAAAATCGAGTAGTGATGCCACATGTAAATCTCTAGGCTCTTTCAGAACTGCATTTAAGCACTCTGAAACGTTTGTAGTCATCAGTTGATATCTTATCCTTCTACAATACGCATGAGCCCACTTCTCGAAACCAACCTTACTAAAATAGTCTcgtatattaaaatatataacctCCATCCATCTCATATTTAATACAAAATCAGCAATAATATATGCTTTTCCACATCTAAAAAACATATTATCAATAGAAGAGTCCTTATATGTCATCTTTAAACTTCTCAAAAGATGTTACAAACAAACACAATATTCAACAGGTGAAAAAACGTTTTGAACACCTTTTAAAATGCTTAAATGTCGATaagatataataactaaatatgCTCGATCCCCTAAACTTCTATTTATATTCTCAAAAAACTATTTCTATGATGCATCATGCTCTGAGTCTACAATACTAAAGACAAGAAGAAAACTCTGATTTTTATCATCAATGTTGACGCCATCAAAAGAGTTCCACCATATCtacatttcaaaaaaaatatatcgtCAACTGATATGTTTGGCCTACAATATTTTCACCCTTTAATACACGATCCAATTGCCACAAAACAATACTCAAAATTTCCCTCAAAACCAACTTCATACGCAATGAATGAACttgcaataaaaaaattaaaaaaaaaaaggtatattAAAGACTAATTACATGTTGTTTTATAATaggtctataagtgatagaccaAATATCAGTGGTAGATCAATGATATGCTCATTTACCATAAAGTCTACACTGTAGAccaatatcagtgatagactaaaTCAGTTAAACAAGTCTATCAAATACTGATTACATACTCATTGAAAACTTCACTGGTGATATATAAAGGATAGGAGAGAAAACAAACCTGAATTCATTTCTTagcttcataaaaaaaaatttggggtTAAAGCATAAGATTCCTTTGCATCACCATTCAATGACTTCATAATATATTCTTTCACCCTCTAAGCTTTATAGTAGCTAACATTTACTCCAAATTTAGTGCACATGTGAATCATAATATCATCCAAAGTCAAACGATCACAAAGGCTAAAATCTTTTATCATACAATCACCAATCAATGATGAAGATGCTTGTCTATGAGAAGTTTGAATAGCATTTATAGAACAATTGTGATTAGCAATATATTTCTTATGTTTCCATAGTTCCCCACTCTTATAATGATATGCACAAACGAACCATTGAAAATCATCTTGTTAGTACTTCAACACAATTGATTTAGAATTTGATCTCACGGTCTTGAACTCAAAATTGTTCTTTATAGCAATGTAGTAAAAGGACTTTGATACTATTTTCTTACTAGAAAATATATCCTTCTCTTTCAAATCGAATGTAGAAGACAAGCTACTAATATGAACATCCGTTAGAATGTTGAAATCATCATTAATTGGAGAAGGAGAAGACACATCACATAGAAACTTATCAATTCCACTATTGGAAACGCCTTCTAAAAGCATATAAGTGGTATGAACAACTAATTGATGTCTTGTATTTTGTTCTTTAACTAAATTCAAAAACCAAGCAACATCGTTATCTTCATGAATTTCAACCACAATTTGAATGTCATTGATACCAAAATCCAATAAGATCGAAAATTGTATTGAAGAAAGAGATGCATCCAATTGAATTTCCTTTAATATCAAACtcacaaaattctaaaaacacaTAATTTCATCGACCAATGATGCGAGgaaacttttaatttgtttgaGTTAtggatatgcgttgatggtcatgcacTGATCATGCATTACTTTGAAGAATATGCATTATGCGTTAACCGTGTATGCAATGACCaagcattcctgtcacaagttttcttactctctcgccaagtataacgagatcacaagtttctcgggatgatccgaggtcgaacacgggtaCTTGCAACTAAAAAATGGTTGTAAAGTAATGCATTTGAGGcggataataaaaataaaaggaaaaaagctTATTACtatgtgctactcctactcctagctaaacagactgaacaattgaagtttgactatgagaatcgatagagatgcggcaactgttaacacataatgagatgcatggagaagtagGGTTGGGGAGGAGATTTCACCAAGTCCTTAAGTTTGGTCGCAAGGATAATCCCATCTGGCCACACTAACACattgtacacctctcggtgatcaaccacatgcttatatctctataacgcatggttgcgttgagcataaggttattcctatctctaagagcactgcttactttgcttagcgagtttcactacttaccctctcaggcagttGGTTATAGTTATTCTGCTCATAAACAAGTATTGCAATAGCCTCGCACTAAGAACaggattgactcactatactcgcacaacgcacacctctcggtggtttgctacatgcgtcatatatctatgccgcatgattgagtatgcgataactcttgcaatctgcACTTAACTCATTGCggtgaaagaaaaagatgataaagtagaagaaaatgataaaaatgatgTTGAAGGAATTAAAGAGATGCACTGAttataaaatgtattaatgtcttaagccaaaatgtaatacaatacaaaggtGAAAAGAGAGATGGATGgttagatgtaggcaatctcttgcttccatcagatatGTATCAAGATTGTCAATGGTGCAATGGATGGCCGGTGAAGTAGTccctctcgagatctatctccaaCGAAGCTCCGGTCGTCAATCAGAGAAAGTTgtggaagtgaagaactctcaaagacttTCTTCCTCATGCTCTCGTTTGTGATCACAGGAATTTTCTCCAGGCAAAAGTCCCGAATACTTTGAATTTGGGCTTCAAGGCTCTATTTAAAGAGCTCAAATGCCGACGGCTTTGGTAATGCCGCTCTGAATCACTGTCATTCCTATcaaggtaggtgaaatgtcatcgtgatcttatctctttgatacTCTGTTTCTTCTGAAGTATCAATGCATTCCACCCACTTTGTAATCATCCTCCTATCATGGTTATCACTGTAGTTGCGGCATTTCAtggaaataatttttcttcattaaaatcAACGCATGTGATCAACTTTGTGATGGTTTGGGATCAACGCATGTGATCGATTCCTGCGacaactacaaaatagacattttaacgcaaaataacgcatgatatagaGTTAGCGGGGATTTTTAATGTTGATCAACGCAAGCACATTATTCTacatgaattcttagcaaaattaaTGCATGTTCTGCTgatcaaccctcataattctaagtagaAGTCTACAacagcttgtatttctacaagctatcaacCAACACACATTTAGTCTtgtaattcaaataattatatttatcatCCCATCATCTCCTATGAAACACCACTATTGCAAGCTTAAGCATATTTTCAAATCACGAAAAGAAACACAAACTATAGTTATCACTCTAATGTTATACTCATAACATTAATAGACTTgataataaatagaaaatatagTTTATCGGTGATATActaatatcattgatagactatgATATGTATCTATTAGTAGTAGACTCATATTAGTATACTATATTGAAATGAGTACATCAGTGATATGCTCGTATTGGGAAGTTCATGACCGCttggaaaaaaaactaaatctaaaccaaaacaaaaattaactCAAACCAAAGTAGAAATTAACTCATGAAACCTAAAAGGAAATATCAAAGTAGATGTAACTTGTAGAAATCATCAAATTGTCTAATAATATCAACAAATTACAACTAAACAGAATGAAGCTTACAGCAGcacaaattaaaacaaatttaaaaaacataaatgaaATCGAATCCAAAAATTGAGGAAGAATCGTGACCTAGAACTGGGAggagaaacaaaatttgattaaaaaaaaaaaaaattaaaaggatgaaaaaaaaaactaagaataaATCCGAGAAAACTAAGATAAAATCTAAACATACCAAAATCTCAAATGGCAAGTAGAAATCCCAAATTGCAAGAAAAAATTGATGGACGAATAGATGGGAAAATCGAAATTGTATATTCAAATACTCAGAGATTGATTACACGAAGAGATAAGACCAACATCGATTTCATTCTTTAAATCTTGCGAAACATAACATTGATGAAGCtgtaaaaaagagagagaatcgTGCAGCACATTTACGAAGATGTGAAAAATATCTTCCCTAAATCTCGCGTTAGATAGTTTGCTTTTCCATTTAAAATGAAGGCCATTTtaggaataaaaataaaatggcaACCGAATTTTCCCCCAAATATTCTAAATCTGCAATTAGTTTTAGAAAATGTTACATGATTGattatttatactaaaaataaCACCCATTATAAATTTCTAGAGATTTTTGTACTCATGATCCTAATTTCAAGTCCAAAATGTCGTTTAACCCAATTTTTGAAATACAATGAACTATAACCTTTTGTTGATGCCATAAGCCACTTGCCAAtgctttctctctctctttttatttcCAAGGTGGTGATTATGAGGAGTGAAAGTGTCAATAAGAGAGAAGAGAAGTGTGAGTGTAAGAGAGTTGGGGAGAAAGAGCCCTAATGTGAGAGCACTATTTGGAATAATAAAATGAGAGCGCAAGCACGATGAGGGAAGATGAGCATGAATATGAGAGattaaaatgtaaataattgaatGCTAAGGAGGAATGAGAAGGTAAATTGTGTCAaacttttgtgaaaaataataacATGTTAGGTTATTTGTGTAAAAAATAGTAAAGTGGAGATAATTGTTTAATTCGACCTATTTATTTGACTATATGTGTAGAAATTCCATATATatggtttaaatactatttttttatccttatactgactttggttcattttcgtctctatatttttaaaatgttcattttagtctttatcCTTTCAAgtttagttcattttggtcatcggattttcaaaaattgatcaTATTGATTCCTTCAGAATGAGAAACTATAATAGTTActtattgaaagtataaagatcaaaatgaatattttaaaaatatacgaattaaaataaactaaaattaaaagtatagaaaccaaaatatatttaaacatcagtcaaaatatatatagagagagatatatttataataaattattattattattattatttatttattgaagaaAACCCTAGGCCCGATATTGTACTGGCCGCAATAAAGGACATGTCAGGTACCATGCAATCATCATCCGGCCGTTAAAATTTCAACTTCTTCGCCACTTCCGCTACcacttccttttccttttctttctttgccAAATTAATacgttttttttatttgaaatccaaaaaaataaatgagtacaatttctaaaattaaatgcttaaaaatttttaattcaaaattttcagaaaattaaccatttttaaaactataactATTTATCAAGACAAATCTATAATATCAAAAAGTTTCTGAACAACAGACTTCTCAATTGTTAATGCATATTATATAGCAATGGATCTATATTCACT
Proteins encoded in this region:
- the LOC120081920 gene encoding carboxy-terminal domain RNA polymerase II polypeptide A small phosphatase 1, giving the protein MVSNSKIIKRSPTKPFRRHRRKSPIKNASSAVVATIHRSLYTCHRRLLKIFSKLARISTPNRHKGYKSLRKTASTSSEPDIVRTLVFDNGLLPPLISPAKRTVLLDLDETLVHSKLDPPPEKFDFVVRPKIDGEILNFYVLKRPGVDQFLEALADKFEIVVFTAGLKEYASLVLNHLDKKSVISHRLYRDSCKEVEGKYVKDLSEIGRDLRRVVIVDDNPNAYVFQPENAIPIPSFIDDPTDMELRKLVKFFEVCECYDDMRDAVKQYLSREET